From the Musa acuminata AAA Group cultivar baxijiao chromosome BXJ3-7, Cavendish_Baxijiao_AAA, whole genome shotgun sequence genome, one window contains:
- the LOC135642621 gene encoding rhomboid-like protein 11, chloroplastic isoform X2 — protein sequence MGYLLALAPMPAVGLLAPPRVSAWRPPAVAAAAFDLYPVGRRSFPSRLKVALFAARRRPFCCRMKGSGSDITSDLELAKFDGKRRPNHNVNGVFWILLLNLGIYVADHILRLQEIKSLYLYHICPVWYQFVTATFCHANWNHLSSNLFFLYIFGKLVEEEQGNFALWISYILAGAGANLVSWLLLPKSAVSVGASGAVFGLFVISVLVKMSWDWRKIIEVLILGQFVIEKVMEAAQASTSLTGTYGRGLMAVNHIAHISGALIGAALVLLVSRIPSQPSGQDDKNKRS from the exons ATGGGCTACCTGCTCGCCCTCGCGCCGATGCCCGCGGTCGGCCTCCTCGCCCCGCCCCGTGTCTCCGCGTGGCGCCCTCCCGCCGTCGCGGCCGCCGCCTTCGACCTCTACCCGGTGGGTCGCCGTAGCTTCCCCTCTCGACTAAAGGTGGCTCTTTTCGCCGCCCGGCGTCGCCCTTTCTGCTGCAGAATGAAAGGATCCGGTTCAG ATATAACGTCAGACTTGGAGCTTGCGAAGTTTGATGGGAAGAGAAGACCAAACCATAATGTGAATGGTGTATTTTGGATACTACTACTAAACCTTGGCATTTATGTGGCAGATCACATACTTCGG CTTCAGGAGATCAAATCCCTCTATCTGTACCACATCTGTCCAGTGTGGTACCAGTTTGTGACGGCAACATTCTGTCACGCTAACTG GAACCATCTTTCCAGCAACctattttttttgtatatttttg GAAAATTAGTTGAAGAGGAACAAGGGAACTTTGCATTGTGGATCTCATACATTCTTGCTGGTGCTGGTGCTAACCTTGTCTCATGGTTACTTCTCCCAAAATCTGCAGTGTCTGTGGGAGCATCTGGTGCAGTCTTTGGATTGTTTGTTATAAGTGTCCTGGTGAAG ATGTCGTGGGATTGGAGAAAAATTATAGAGGTTCTTATCCTCGGCCAGTTTGTAATTGAGAAG GTCATGGAGGCGGCGCAAGCTTCGACGAGTCTGACAGGTACATATGGAAGAGGCTTGATGGCTGTTAATCACATTGCTCATATCTCTGGTGCTCTGATTGGTGCTGCTTTGGTATTGCTCGTAAGTCGCATTCCTTCCCAACCTTCAGGCCAAGATGACAAGAACAAAAGAAGTTGA
- the LOC135642323 gene encoding ras-related protein Rab7 encodes MASRRRMLLKVIILGDSGVGKTSLMNQYVNKKFSNQYKATIGADFLTKEVQMDDRLFTLQIWDTAGQERFQSLGVAFYRGADCCVLVYDVNVMKSFDNLNNWREEFLIQASPSDPENFPFIVLGNKIDIDGGNSRVVSEKKAKAWCASKGNIPYFETSAKEGFNVEAAFQCIARNALKNEPEEDIYLPDTIDVAGGARQQQSSGCEC; translated from the exons ATGGCGTCTCGAAGACGAATGCTTCTCAAAGTCATCATCCTCGGGGACAGCGG GGTTGGGAAGACATCTCTGATGAATCA GTATGTGAACAAGAAGTTCAGTAACCAGTATAAGGCGACGATTGGAGCTGATTTCTTGACCAAAGAAGTCCAGATGGATGACAGATTGTTCACATTACAG ATTTGGGACACGGCAGGGCAGGAAAGGTTCCAGAGTCTTGGTGTGGCTTTCTACCGTGGAGCTGATTGTTGTGTCCTTGTGTATGATGTTAATGTTATGAAATCATTTGACAATCTAAATAATTGGCGTGAGGAATTTCTTATTCAG GCTAGCCCATCTGATCCGGAGAACTTCCCTTTTATAGTGCTGGGCAACAAGATAGACATTGATGGTGGCAACAGCCGAGTG GTTTCTGAGAAGAAAGCAAAGGCATGGTGTGCATCAAAGGGGAACATCCCCTATTTTGAGACATCTGCTAAAGAAGGATTCAATGTAGAAGCTGCTTTCCAATGTATCGCTAGGAATGCCCTGAAGAATGAACCAGAAGAAGATAT ATATCTTCCCGATACGATTGATGTGGCTGGCGGTGCAAGACAGCAGCAGTCATCTGGTTGTGAATGCTAG
- the LOC135642621 gene encoding rhomboid-like protein 11, chloroplastic isoform X1 codes for MIGSWPGIRYASSPNKADPRRSPRCAAPRSGRDGLPARPRADARGRPPRPAPCLRVAPSRRRGRRLRPLPDITSDLELAKFDGKRRPNHNVNGVFWILLLNLGIYVADHILRLQEIKSLYLYHICPVWYQFVTATFCHANWNHLSSNLFFLYIFGKLVEEEQGNFALWISYILAGAGANLVSWLLLPKSAVSVGASGAVFGLFVISVLVKMSWDWRKIIEVLILGQFVIEKVMEAAQASTSLTGTYGRGLMAVNHIAHISGALIGAALVLLVSRIPSQPSGQDDKNKRS; via the exons ATGATTGGATCATGGCCCGGTATCCGATACGCCTCAAGCCCAAATAAGGCCGACCCGCGCCGAAGCCCCCGCTGTGCCGCTCCAAGGAGTGGAAGAGATGGGCTACCTGCTCGCCCTCGCGCCGATGCCCGCGGTCGGCCTCCTCGCCCCGCCCCGTGTCTCCGCGTGGCGCCCTCCCGCCGTCGCGGCCGCCGCCTTCGACCTCTACCCG ATATAACGTCAGACTTGGAGCTTGCGAAGTTTGATGGGAAGAGAAGACCAAACCATAATGTGAATGGTGTATTTTGGATACTACTACTAAACCTTGGCATTTATGTGGCAGATCACATACTTCGG CTTCAGGAGATCAAATCCCTCTATCTGTACCACATCTGTCCAGTGTGGTACCAGTTTGTGACGGCAACATTCTGTCACGCTAACTG GAACCATCTTTCCAGCAACctattttttttgtatatttttg GAAAATTAGTTGAAGAGGAACAAGGGAACTTTGCATTGTGGATCTCATACATTCTTGCTGGTGCTGGTGCTAACCTTGTCTCATGGTTACTTCTCCCAAAATCTGCAGTGTCTGTGGGAGCATCTGGTGCAGTCTTTGGATTGTTTGTTATAAGTGTCCTGGTGAAG ATGTCGTGGGATTGGAGAAAAATTATAGAGGTTCTTATCCTCGGCCAGTTTGTAATTGAGAAG GTCATGGAGGCGGCGCAAGCTTCGACGAGTCTGACAGGTACATATGGAAGAGGCTTGATGGCTGTTAATCACATTGCTCATATCTCTGGTGCTCTGATTGGTGCTGCTTTGGTATTGCTCGTAAGTCGCATTCCTTCCCAACCTTCAGGCCAAGATGACAAGAACAAAAGAAGTTGA
- the LOC135643121 gene encoding proline-rich receptor-like protein kinase PERK1: MSTSPPTSSPSTPPGSPPSATPSAPSPSASAAPPPTSPPPLATPPSSPPPSPSPPSASPPPSSASGSPPPPPAIPSASPPPPHSGRSSPSPPYPPPPKTQSTRSPPRPPSSSSSSISTPLVVGVAVGGVAILLLLSFMCVCCWKKKRQPPPPLPHYYGAPSPPPPGRKDERYGEYWQHNAPLPADHAVKLPPGPPPPFASRPPHSPGHLPPPPPPPMISSSGGSGSNYSGSEAPLPPPPPGVALDLSKGTFTYEELALATDGFSDANLLGQGGFGYVHRGVLPNGNEVAVKQLKTGSGQGEREFHAEVEIITRVHHKHLVSLVGYCISGGKRLLVYEYVPNNTLEFHLHGRGRPTMEWPTRLKIALGSAKGLAYLHEDCHPKIIHRDIKSANILLDYKFVPKVADFGLAKFASDNKTHVSTRVMGTFGYLAPEYASSGKLTDRSDVFSFGVMLLELITGRRPVDSSQSFMDDSLVDWARPLLTRALEDGNYDALVDPKLGENFNPNEMAHMIACAAACLRHLARRRPRMGQIVRALEGDVSLEDLNEGNRPGHSRLYSSYGSSGSDSGRYNEVMKKFRKMALTAQEYASSEYNAPTSQYAQNPSASSGEDQHTQETEMGKKERPPWL, encoded by the exons ATGTCGACCTCGCCGCCGACCTCCTCCCCTTCAACCCCGCCAGGTTCCCCTCCGTCGGCCACCCCCTCCGCGCCTTCTCCGTCCGCTTCCGCCGCGCCGCCTCCGACCTCCCCACCGCCACTCGCCACCCCGCCCTCCTCGCCTCCTCCCTCTCCATCCCCTCCTTCGGCCTCGCCGCCTCCCTCCAGTGCTTCCGGCTCCCCTCCTCCCCCACCGGCGATCCCATCCGCCTCGCCCCCGCCGCCTCACTCAGGGCGATCGTCGCCCTCCCCGCCTTATCCTCCGCCACCCAAGACTCAGTCTACCCGGTCTCCGCCGCGGcccccgtcgtcgtcgtcgagctcTATCTCGACTCCGCTTGTCGTTGGGGTAGCCGTGGGCGGGGTGGCGATCCTCCTGCTGCTCAGCTTTATGTGCGTCTGTTGTTGGAAAAAGAAGCgccagccgccgccgccgctgccgcattACTACGGAGCTCCCTCACCGCCTCCACCGGGAAGAAAAG ATGAGCGGTACGGCGAGTATTGGCAACATAATGCTCCGCTTCCAGCAGATCATGCTGTCAAACTACCCCCAGGACCTCCTCCACCATTCGCTTCGCGCCCTCCGCACTCTCCAGGCCATTTGCcccctccacctcctccaccTATGATAAGTAGCAGCGGTGGTTCTGGGTCCAATTACTCTGGGTCTGAGGCTCCACTGCCCCCACCACCTCCCGGCGTTGCCCTTGACCTCTCAAAAGGCACCTTCACTTATGAAGAACTGGCTCTGGCAACAGATGGGTTCTCTGATGCTAATCTTCTCGGACAGGGTGGTTTCGGTTATGTGCATAGAGGAGTACTTCCAAATGGCAATGAAGTCGcggtcaagcaattgaaaacaggtAGCGGACAGGGTGAGCGTGAATTCCATGCAGAGGTCGAGATTATTACTCGTGTTCATCACAAGCATCTCGTTTCGTTGGTTGGATACTGTATTTCTGGAGGCAAGAGGCTGCTTGTTTATGAATATGTGCCTAATAATACATTGGAGTTCCATTTGCATG GGAGAGGTAGACCAACTATGGAATGGCCAACACGATTGAAAATTGCATTAGGTTCTGCAAAGGGTCTAGCATATCTTCATGAGGACT GCCACCCTAAAATTATTCACCGTGACATTAAGTCAGCCAACATCCTTCTTGATTATAAGTTTGTGCCAAAG GTCGCAGATTTTGGGCTTGCAAAGTTTGCTTCTGATAATAAAACCCATGTTTCAACAAGAGTTATGGGAACATTTGG ttacCTGGCACCTGAATATGCATCTTCGGGCAAACTCACTGACAGATCAGATGTCTTTTCATTTGGTGTCATGCTTCTGGAGCTAATCACCGGACGGCGACCTGTTGATTCATCCCAATCTTTCATGGATGATAGCTTAGTTGACTGG GCAAGGCCGTTGCTTACACGAGCTCTTGAGGATGGCAACTACGATGCCCTTGTTGATCCAAAGTTGGGAGAGAATTTTAACCCTAATGAGATGGCTCACATGATTGCCTGTGCAGCTGCATGTTTGCGTCACTTAGCACGGCGACGGCCAAGGATGGGCCAG ATCGTCCGTGCCTTAGAAGGAGATGTGTCTCTCGAAGATTTGAACGAGGGCAACAGACCAGGTCACAGCAGGTTGTACAGTTCGTATGGCAGCTCAGGCTCTGATTCTGGGCGGTATAACGAGGTTATGAAGAAGTTCAGAAAAATGGCATTGACGGCACAGGAATACGCCAGCAGCGAGTACAATGCACCGACCAGCCAGTATGCTCAGAATCCGTCAGCATCGAGTGGTGAAGATCAACACACACAGGAAACGGAGATGGGGAAGAAAGAAAGACCACCATGGTTATGA